The Trypanosoma brucei brucei TREU927 chromosome 9, whole genome shotgun sequence genome includes a window with the following:
- a CDS encoding eukaryotic initiation factor 4a, putative produces MAQQGKVEPQDQDSFLDDQPGIRPIPSFDDMPLHQNLLRGIYSHGFEKPSSIQQRAIVPFTRGGDIIAQAQSGTGKTGAFSIGLLQRLDFRHNVLQGLVLSPTRELAMQTAEVITRIGEFLAEGSSSFCATFVGGTRVQDDYRKLQSGTIVAVGTPGRVVDVTKRGAMRTESLRVLVLDEADEMLSQGFAEQIYDIFRFLPKEIQVALFSATMPDDVLELTKKFMRDPTRILVKRESLTLEGIKQFFIAVEEEHKLDTLMDLYETVSIAQSVIFANTRRKVDWLASQLNSSNHTVSCMHSEMSKQEREKVMGTFRNGSSRVLVTTDLVARGIDVHHVNIVINFDLPTNKENYLHRIGRGGRYGRKGVAINFVTQKDVEVLREIESHYHTQIEELPVDFAAYLGE; encoded by the coding sequence ATGGCCCAACAAGGAAAGGTCGAGCCCCAGGATCAGGATTCCTTCCTGGATGACCAGCCCGGAATTCGCCCCATCCCGTCGTTCGATGACATGCCGCTCCATCAGAATCTCTTGCGCGGTATTTACTCGCATGGTTTTGAGAAGCCGAGCAGCATCCAGCAGCGTGCCATCGTTCCCTTCACCCGCGGTGGTGACATCATTGCCCAGGCGCAGTCGGGAACGGGTAAAACTGGTGCATTCTCCATTGGTTTGTTACAGCGCCTTGACTTCCGCCACAACGTCCTTCAGGGCCTTGTGCTCTCCCCCACTAGGGAACTTGCAATGCAGACGGCTGAGGTCATCACACGCATTGGTGAGTTCCTCGCTGAAGGCAGCTCATCATTTTGTGCAACCTTTGTCGGGGGCACTCGTGTGCAAGACGACTACCGTAAGCTGCAGAGTGGCACCATCGTCGCTGTGGGAACACCCGGTCGTGTGGTGGATGTGACGAAACGCGGTGCGATGCGAACGGAGTCACTCCGTGTGCTTGTTCTTGACGAGGCCGATGAGATGCTCTCTCAGGGTTTTGCCGAACAGATTTACGATATCTTTCGTTTCCTACCTAAGGAGATTCAGGTAGCCCTGTTCTCTGCTACCATGCCCGATGACGTGCTCGAGCTCACAAAGAAGTTCATGCGCGACCCCACTCGTATTCTTGTAAAGCGGGAGAGCCTCACCCTTGAGGGTATCAAGCAGTTCTTCATCGctgtggaggaggagcacAAGCTTGATACTCTTATGGATTTGTACGAAACCGTGAGCATTGCGCAGAGTGTGATATTCGCTAACACCCGCCGCAAGGTGGACTGGCTCGCCTCTCAGttgaacagcagcaaccacacGGTCAGCTGCATGCACTCCGAGATGTCGAAGCAAGAGCGTGAAAAAGTCATGGGTACCTTCCGCAACGGAAGCTCCCGCGTGTTAGTGACGACGGACCTTGTGGCCCGTGGTATCGATGTGCACCACGTGAACATCGTCATCAACTTCGACCTCCCCacgaacaaagaaaactacCTTCACCGTATTGGTCGTGGTGGTCGGTACGGACGTAAGGGTGTGGCAATCAACTTCGTCACTCAGAAGGATGTGGAGGTCCTGCGGGAGATTGAATCGCATTATCACACGCAAATTGAAGAGCTTCCAGTTGACTTTGCTGCCTACCTTGGTGAGTAA